The DNA region GCGCAGAGCTTCGGCGCGCAAATCTTGCGGATCAGCGTTCTTCTTCGCCATGAGACGTCCTCCGAAAAATAGTCTGGCTGAGGGTTCCGGGCCGAATCGCCCGGGTGGACAAGGCTGTACCAGAACCGGGCAGCGGGGGCAAATGGTGTGCGGCGAGCGGGTTTCCGGATGGGGCGCGGAGGCGCGAGAGCCGGGGGCTGAGGATGCGGGGCGGATTTGGGACGGGATGAGTGCGGCGTCGGGCTGGGACGCGGTAGTTGAGAGGATATGGTTTTCATGGCAGGAAGACCGTCCGCCATCGAAAATGCAACTGCTTTTGTAAACGATTTTTAAAATTCAACACATTATTTTTATTGATAATGGGCGAGCAGGGGCAAAAAAGATGACACCGGAAATGCACATGGAAATGACGCGCTTCGCCAAGCCCATTGCCTACCTGACTGATCCTGCTTAGGATACCACAACCATGCATCAATACGACGTTGTCGCCCTTTTTTCCGGAGGGCTGGATTCCATAATCGCGGCCAAGGTCGTGCAGGAGCAAGGACGCACCGTCAAAGCCCTGCACTTTACAAGCCCCTTCTTCGGCAAGCCCCACCGCATCCCCGAGTGGCAGGAGATGTACGGCATCGATATCGAGGCCGTGGACGTGGGCGACGAGTACGCCAAACTCATGCAGGGTCCGCCGCACGGCTTCGGCAAGGTGCTGAACCCCTGCATCGACTGCAAGATTCTGATGCTCCGCCGCGCCAAGCTGCGCATGCTTGAGCTCGGGGCCAAGGCCATCATTTCCGGCGAGGTGGTGGGTCAGCGGCCCATGTCCCAGCGCCGCGACGCCCTGAACATAATCAGCCGCGACGCCGAGGTGCGCGATTATCTCGTCCGGCCGCTGTGCGCGCAACGGCTCACGCCCACACCGCCCGAGGAGGCTGGCGTGCTGGACCGCGAGCGGCTGCTGAACATCTCCGGCCGCGGCCGCAAGTCGCAGCTGGCCCTGGCCGAGACGTACAAGCTGCCCGAAATTCCCACCCCTGCCGGCGGCTGCATGCTGGCTGAGGTGGAGTCTGCCAAGCGCTACTGGCCGGTGCTCAAGTGGAGCGAATCGCCCGCGGCCAACGACTTCGAGATGGCCAACCTGGGCCGCCAGTTCTGGAAAGGCGACAGCTGGCTCACGGTGGGCCGCGACCAGGAGGACAACACGCGCATCGAAGAGCTGGCCGCTGCCGGCGATCTGCTCTTCAAGGTCAAGGACTTCCCCGGACCACTCTGCCTGGGACGGCAGTGGCCGGGCCGGCCGTGGAGCCCGGAGACCGTGCGCGAGGCCGCCGCGCTCACCGCCCGCTACAGTGCCAAGGCTCGCCGACACGGCGGCGAGATCGCCGTCACAGTCACCAGCCGCGGCGAGATGGCCGAGGTCTGCGTGCCGGCCGCCGAGCCCCATGGCTGGGATACCCCGGATTGGGACGCGGCCAAGGAAGAGATCACGGCCTTGCGGGACTAGTGGAGTTTTTCGGGGGACAACCTTTCTGAAGAAAGTTTTTTCCCCCGGACCCTCTTTCCAAAGACTTTTCGCTGATCTTTTTTATTAATTCGGGCTGTTCTTGCTGCGTTTGCAAACGCAGCAAGAACAGCCCCGCTAAAAAGTTTAGGAAGGGAGAGCGCGAGAGGGAGAACCGCGCTGCTCTCTTCATCCCTATAGCGCAAACGACCGCGCCCAAGGGCTGAAGGCTTTTCAAAGGGTTTCCCTCTTGCCAGATTAAAGAGGGAGAACCGCGCTGCTTCTTCATCCCTACGGCGCAAACGACCGCGCCCAAGGGCTGAAGGCTTTTCAAAGGGTTTCCCTCTCGCCAGCATCCATAGCCGGCACACACCGCTCGCCAACCAGGAGGAAGCCGATGTCGATGATACCGATACCGCACGGACCGGTCCGCAGTGTGCTCGCGCTGGTGCTCGGCCTCGCCTTTGGCGTGGGCTTCTACGTGGTGTTCTTCCAGGGGCAGGGCACGCTGGAACTCTCGGCCGATCAGCTTCCGGACATGGTGCTGACCAGCGTGGGCGGCGAGGTGCAGTCGCTGCAGGAGATCGCCAGGGAAACGCCGGCGGTCATCGCGGTGTTCGCCTCCTGGTGCCAGTACTGCAAGCCGGTGATGCGCCACCTCAAGCAGTTCAACACCTACGGCCATGGAAACGGCGTGGCCGTGTACGCCGTGAACTACGGCGAGGACGCAGCTGCGGTGCGCCAGGTTGTTGAGGATTTGCAGCTGGAGATGCCGGTGCTCATGGACCAGCACCTTACCTTTGCCAGGAGCCTTGGCATCGACGGCATCCCCGTGGTGCTGGGTGTGGCGCGCGGCGGCGAGATACGCTATACGGCCTACGCCCTGCCGCCAAAGGAGGAGTGGGCCGACTTTGTCGCATCCTTGAAGTGAGTATTGGGATACGTTCCTGTCCGCAGGCCGGTGTATTGTGTTGTATAGGCAAATATGGCGGGTGCCCGGACCGAACATCTATACTGGCCCATAACACCTGGAACAGGCTAGGAATGTTGCAGGATTGGTGATAGACCCCATGCTCTATCCAACTGTGTTTTGTTTGCGCGCATGACGTTTCCGGGGGGAACATGCCGAAGCTTGCAGGATCATTTTACACCCTGGGCA from Oceanidesulfovibrio marinus includes:
- a CDS encoding DUF814 domain-containing protein, yielding MHQYDVVALFSGGLDSIIAAKVVQEQGRTVKALHFTSPFFGKPHRIPEWQEMYGIDIEAVDVGDEYAKLMQGPPHGFGKVLNPCIDCKILMLRRAKLRMLELGAKAIISGEVVGQRPMSQRRDALNIISRDAEVRDYLVRPLCAQRLTPTPPEEAGVLDRERLLNISGRGRKSQLALAETYKLPEIPTPAGGCMLAEVESAKRYWPVLKWSESPAANDFEMANLGRQFWKGDSWLTVGRDQEDNTRIEELAAAGDLLFKVKDFPGPLCLGRQWPGRPWSPETVREAAALTARYSAKARRHGGEIAVTVTSRGEMAEVCVPAAEPHGWDTPDWDAAKEEITALRD
- a CDS encoding TlpA family protein disulfide reductase; the encoded protein is MSMIPIPHGPVRSVLALVLGLAFGVGFYVVFFQGQGTLELSADQLPDMVLTSVGGEVQSLQEIARETPAVIAVFASWCQYCKPVMRHLKQFNTYGHGNGVAVYAVNYGEDAAAVRQVVEDLQLEMPVLMDQHLTFARSLGIDGIPVVLGVARGGEIRYTAYALPPKEEWADFVASLK